AGGACTGGGAGGCCGACCTCGGCCGTTTCGACCCGCAGTCGCCGCAGTTCGCGGGGTTCGCCGCCTACGACTGGCTGAGCTGGCTGCAGAACGCGATCATCGAAGCGGCCTAGCCACTCGGTAGCCTCGCGCCGTGCTCCGGATCTCCCGTGATCTCTACGACGCGATCGTCGACCACGCCCGTCGCGACCACCCCGACGAGGCGTGCGGACTGCTGGCCGGCCCGGCCGGCAGTGACGCGCCGCAGCGGTTCGTCCCGATGCTCAACGCCGCCCGCTCGCCGACGTTCTACGAGTACGACTCGATGGAGCAGCTGCGGGTGTGGCGGGAGATGGACGAGCGCGACGAGGAGCCGGTCGTGATCTACCACTCGCACACCGCGACCGAGGCCTACCCGTCGCGGACCGACATCAGCCTCGCCGCGGAGCCGGGCGCCCACTACGTCCTCGTGTCCACCCGTGATCCCGACACGGTGGAGTTCCGCAGCTACCGGATCATCGACGGCGAGGTCACCGAGGAGCCGGTCGAGATCGCTGCCTGAGCCAGGCGGCCAGCCCGGAATCAGTGGTCTCCCGGTCGTGTTGGGAGAATGTGACCATGGCGATCGAAGCACGCATCCCGACGATCCTGCGCAGCTACACCGGCGGCGAGAAGACCGTGACCGGTGAGGGCAGCACTCTGCAGGAGCTGTTCGTGGACCTCGACTCCCGGCACGAGGGGCTGCGTGGCCGACTGGTGTCCGAAGACGGCTCGCTGGCGCGCTTCGTGAACGTCTACCTCAACGACGAGGACGTGCGCTTCCTCGGCGGTGTCGAGACGCCGTTGTCGGACGGCGACGTCGTCACGATCCTGCCGGCCGTCGCCGGCGGCTGACCGGGCGCGCTGCCACCGTGCGGTACGACTCGCTGCTCGACTCCCTCGGCCACACTCCGCTGGTCGGCCTGCCCAACCTCTCGCCGTCAGCCGACGTACGGCTGTGGGCGAAGCTAGAGGACCGCAACCCGACCGGCTCGATCAAGGACCGCCCGGCGTTTCGGATGGTCGAGCGGGCCGAAGCCGACGGCCGGCTGACACCCGGCTGCACCGTGCTCGAGCCGACCAGCGGCAACACCGGGATCTCGCTGGCGATGGTGTGCCGCCTCAAGGGCTACTCGCTGATCTGCGTGATGCCGGAGAACACCTCGGTCGAGCGGCGGCAGCTGCTGGAGATG
This genomic stretch from Mycobacteriales bacterium harbors:
- a CDS encoding M67 family metallopeptidase, translating into MLRISRDLYDAIVDHARRDHPDEACGLLAGPAGSDAPQRFVPMLNAARSPTFYEYDSMEQLRVWREMDERDEEPVVIYHSHTATEAYPSRTDISLAAEPGAHYVLVSTRDPDTVEFRSYRIIDGEVTEEPVEIAA
- a CDS encoding MoaD/ThiS family protein, which translates into the protein MAIEARIPTILRSYTGGEKTVTGEGSTLQELFVDLDSRHEGLRGRLVSEDGSLARFVNVYLNDEDVRFLGGVETPLSDGDVVTILPAVAGG